One window of the Sporomusaceae bacterium FL31 genome contains the following:
- the motB gene encoding flagellar motor protein MotB, translated as MSRKKHHEKHHEEHIDETWLIPYADLLTLLLALFIVLFASSQVDQKKFDRMANSFSAAFSSGSPAILDSSMSTPSATEDPPAGTEKEQAYLKETAQLLEVKRVVDKYINDNNLAGDLQTALTEDGLLIRIKDTALFPSGSAELLPESRRIGAAVSQLLVPLQQKIIVSGHTDNVPINTREFPSNWELSSKRSLNFMKFIISQDKLQPERFSAIGYGEYRPVAGNDSVDGRAKNRRVEVLISRTYRQ; from the coding sequence ATGTCCAGGAAAAAACATCATGAAAAGCACCATGAAGAGCATATCGATGAAACATGGCTGATCCCTTATGCAGATTTGCTGACTTTGTTATTGGCACTATTTATTGTGCTGTTTGCATCATCACAAGTGGATCAAAAGAAATTTGATCGCATGGCCAATTCATTCAGCGCTGCTTTTTCCAGTGGAAGTCCAGCGATCCTAGACAGCTCGATGTCGACACCCAGTGCAACTGAAGATCCGCCTGCCGGTACCGAAAAAGAACAGGCGTATTTGAAGGAGACAGCACAACTGTTGGAAGTAAAACGGGTTGTCGATAAATATATTAATGATAATAATTTGGCTGGTGATTTGCAGACAGCCCTTACAGAAGATGGCCTGCTGATAAGAATCAAAGATACGGCACTATTTCCATCCGGCAGTGCTGAATTATTGCCCGAATCGCGTCGGATTGGGGCAGCAGTTTCACAATTATTAGTGCCATTGCAACAAAAGATTATTGTATCCGGACATACAGACAATGTTCCGATTAACACTAGGGAATTTCCATCTAATTGGGAATTGAGTTCGAAACGCTCTCTTAATTTTATGAAATTTATTATTTCTCAGGACAAGCTGCAGCCTGAGCGGTTTAGTGCTATTGGTTATGGTGAATATCGCCCGGTTGCTGGCAATGACAGTGTTGATGGACGAGCCAAGAATCGACGTGTTGAGGTTCTCATATCACGTACTTACCGTCAATAA
- a CDS encoding spore photoproduct lyase, whose amino-acid sequence MLQFVPARAIFEQNALQYSLGQKIYDQITAMGVPISFAASHNRIIGIPGQTPQQAYREAKRTLVVGVRKSTNFAACKPSAHYQLPLNTSCPGMCEYCYLSTTLGKKPYLRVYVNIDEILLKAEHYMAERSPETTIFEGAATSDPIPTEYLTGLLKSTIEFFGKQELGRFRFVTKFTDVDSLLQIEHHGHTRFRFSLNADSVIKNFEHQTPGLLERVNAAAKVAAAGYPLGFIIAPIFHFADWQDEYHKLFSQLGKQLPAQAQQDIRFELITHRFTTRAKNNILNIFPETLLPMEESSRKFKFGQFGYGKYIYEKDMMNEMKSFMQETISRYFPRAGIDYFV is encoded by the coding sequence ATGCTGCAATTTGTGCCAGCAAGAGCCATATTTGAGCAGAACGCGCTGCAATACTCCTTGGGTCAAAAAATTTATGATCAAATTACTGCTATGGGCGTACCCATTTCTTTTGCTGCTTCTCACAATCGTATTATCGGAATACCAGGACAAACTCCTCAGCAGGCTTATCGGGAGGCCAAACGTACGCTGGTAGTCGGGGTACGGAAAAGTACAAATTTTGCTGCCTGTAAGCCATCTGCTCACTACCAACTGCCGCTGAATACCAGTTGTCCGGGGATGTGCGAGTATTGCTATCTTTCAACAACATTAGGCAAGAAACCCTACTTGAGGGTGTATGTGAATATCGATGAGATTCTGCTTAAGGCTGAGCACTATATGGCAGAACGTTCTCCGGAAACCACTATCTTCGAGGGAGCTGCTACATCGGATCCTATTCCTACTGAATATTTAACAGGATTATTGAAATCGACGATTGAGTTCTTTGGTAAGCAGGAATTAGGGCGTTTTCGTTTTGTCACTAAGTTTACCGATGTTGATTCCTTGCTGCAGATTGAACATCATGGTCATACAAGATTTCGATTTAGTTTGAATGCCGATTCTGTAATTAAAAATTTTGAGCATCAAACTCCAGGGTTGCTGGAGCGGGTTAACGCCGCAGCCAAAGTTGCGGCTGCTGGTTATCCACTTGGGTTTATTATCGCGCCAATTTTCCATTTTGCTGATTGGCAGGATGAATATCATAAACTATTTAGTCAGTTGGGAAAACAATTACCGGCACAGGCTCAGCAGGATATTCGGTTTGAACTCATTACCCATCGCTTTACCACCCGTGCTAAAAACAATATTTTAAATATATTTCCCGAAACTTTGCTGCCGATGGAGGAGAGCAGCCGTAAGTTCAAATTTGGTCAGTTTGGTTACGGAAAATATATTTATGAAAAAGATATGATGAATGAAATGAAAAGCTTTATGCAGGAAACGATTAGCCGCTATTTCCCGAGAGCAGGCATTGATTATTTTGTATAA
- the thiD_2 gene encoding hydroxymethylpyrimidine/phosphomethylpyrimidine kinase, producing MTIFRAMTVAGSDTSGGAGLQADLKTFQELGIYGMTAITVIVAQNPANDWAHDVYPLSLDVIEAQMDTILAGIGVNAFKTGMLATSEVIALVAKKIDQYAVKNVVIDPVMVCKGTEEVLHPEAAISIRQELAPRATIITPNIFEASQLSGINIRSVEDMKTAAAEIYKLGAKNVLIKGGSKLGTPTAIDVLYDGTEFEILESPKLDTKYTHGAGCTYAAAITAGLAKGLTVREAVRQAKAFINTALTHSFPLNEYVGPLYHAAHRLK from the coding sequence ATGACAATTTTTAGAGCAATGACAGTGGCGGGCTCAGACACCAGCGGCGGTGCTGGCCTACAGGCAGACCTTAAAACGTTTCAAGAGTTAGGGATTTATGGAATGACAGCCATAACAGTCATCGTAGCACAAAATCCTGCCAATGACTGGGCTCATGACGTTTATCCACTATCCTTAGACGTTATTGAAGCTCAAATGGACACTATTTTAGCTGGTATTGGCGTTAATGCCTTTAAAACCGGCATGTTGGCAACCAGCGAGGTTATCGCATTAGTTGCTAAAAAAATTGATCAGTATGCAGTTAAAAATGTAGTAATCGATCCGGTCATGGTGTGCAAAGGTACAGAAGAGGTGCTGCATCCCGAAGCAGCCATCAGCATTCGCCAGGAACTGGCTCCACGCGCTACCATCATTACCCCAAATATCTTTGAAGCTTCTCAGTTAAGCGGCATTAATATTCGTTCAGTTGAAGACATGAAAACTGCTGCTGCTGAAATCTATAAACTTGGTGCTAAAAATGTCCTAATCAAGGGTGGTTCAAAACTTGGCACGCCAACAGCCATCGATGTACTCTATGACGGCACTGAATTTGAAATCCTGGAATCACCTAAACTGGATACGAAATATACGCATGGCGCAGGCTGCACCTATGCAGCTGCGATTACTGCCGGTCTGGCAAAAGGCCTAACAGTACGGGAAGCAGTAAGACAGGCCAAAGCCTTTATCAATACAGCTTTGACTCATTCCTTCCCCTTGAATGAATATGTAGGCCCGCTCTATCATGCAGCACACCGATTGAAATAA
- the ydeL gene encoding putative HTH-type transcriptional regulator YdeL, producing the protein MDLIMIDPKLKEPLYIQLYKYFKAEIEYNRLAEGVKLPSIRGLSNNLSISKITVEKAYQQLASEGYIQNYNRSRYAVNKLDSVVLSTTTIRSQPYPALKSKEEKVLYDFSSGEMDMDGFDFSLWKRYINKVFANKRRLIGYGNSSGEEELRAEIVKYIHHSRGVNVHKDQIIVGAGIQTLLHTLCSLLKIKYTNIAFEEPGFKNGRQIFTDHSFDIIPIRMNQGGIDMEELTNCGARLVYVSPSHQFPTGYIMPIGMRNRLLQWAEQVDGMIIEDDYDSEFRYFGRPIPALKGLDTNDHVVYLGSFSKIIPPSIRISYMVLPERLMDVYRKNAGLYNQAASTVEQLALAKYMEDGHLERQIRRLRKLYYEKRLLFFDAIKKILGDAAEVNESEAGLHTILVVKSELTAAELVSKALANGCKIAPVRDYYLEASNEKLPQIILYFSKIPSAEIAAAIHLLKTAWF; encoded by the coding sequence GTGGATTTAATTATGATTGATCCTAAGTTAAAAGAACCGCTGTACATTCAACTTTATAAATATTTTAAAGCTGAGATTGAATACAACCGCTTAGCAGAAGGTGTGAAACTGCCTTCGATACGGGGGCTTTCCAATAACCTTTCGATCAGTAAGATTACTGTCGAGAAGGCCTATCAGCAGCTTGCCAGTGAAGGCTATATTCAAAACTATAACCGGTCACGCTATGCTGTGAATAAGCTGGATAGTGTTGTCCTGTCCACAACAACCATCCGAAGTCAGCCTTATCCTGCTTTGAAGAGCAAAGAGGAAAAGGTCCTCTATGATTTTTCCAGCGGTGAAATGGACATGGATGGTTTTGATTTTTCACTGTGGAAGCGGTATATTAATAAAGTTTTTGCAAACAAAAGACGCTTGATCGGCTATGGCAACAGTAGCGGCGAAGAAGAATTGCGGGCTGAGATTGTTAAATATATTCACCATTCTCGCGGTGTGAATGTCCATAAAGATCAAATTATTGTGGGTGCCGGAATTCAAACATTATTGCACACCTTATGCAGTTTGCTGAAGATCAAATACACGAATATCGCTTTTGAAGAGCCGGGGTTTAAAAATGGCCGCCAAATCTTTACTGATCATTCTTTTGATATTATTCCGATTCGCATGAACCAAGGCGGCATTGATATGGAGGAATTAACCAACTGTGGTGCTCGGCTGGTCTATGTGAGCCCGTCCCATCAATTTCCTACAGGCTACATTATGCCAATTGGTATGCGCAATCGCCTGCTGCAATGGGCTGAACAAGTTGACGGCATGATTATTGAAGATGACTATGACAGTGAATTTCGTTATTTTGGCCGCCCAATTCCTGCTTTGAAGGGGCTGGATACCAATGATCATGTCGTGTATTTGGGGTCGTTTTCCAAAATCATTCCTCCTTCTATTCGGATTAGTTATATGGTATTGCCTGAGCGTCTTATGGATGTTTATCGAAAAAATGCCGGATTGTACAACCAGGCTGCTTCAACGGTTGAGCAGCTGGCCCTGGCCAAGTATATGGAAGATGGGCACTTGGAGCGTCAAATTCGCCGCCTCCGTAAATTGTATTATGAAAAAAGATTACTGTTTTTTGATGCCATAAAAAAAATTCTTGGTGATGCTGCTGAAGTGAATGAGAGTGAGGCGGGTCTGCATACTATTTTAGTGGTGAAGTCAGAGCTGACAGCAGCCGAATTGGTGAGCAAAGCATTGGCAAATGGCTGTAAAATTGCCCCGGTACGTGATTACTATTTAGAAGCTTCAAATGAAAAGCTGCCGCAGATTATCTTATATTTTTCAAAGATTCCTTCTGCTGAAATTGCTGCAGCCATTCATTTGCTGAAAACGGCTTGGTTTTAA
- the motA gene encoding motility protein A → METSTIFGLVLGLAAVLVGMVLKGASLVALINPAAFMIIIVGTAACLLNGFSLDHIKKFPVLIRKLFKKPELFPKPELLKMFVELSQTARREGILALESRVSDITDPFLRNGLSMVIDGLDPDFVSDVLDAEIQGMEERHRDGALIFSQAGTYAPTLGVLGAVVGLIAALGNLDDIEKLGHSIAAAFIATLLGIFTGYVLWHPFANKLKMISKKEVEVKKMMIEGILSLQAGDSPTAIEAKLVVFIPQNERAQLKPDKSEG, encoded by the coding sequence TTGGAAACGTCTACGATTTTTGGTCTGGTGTTAGGTCTTGCCGCAGTTCTAGTTGGTATGGTTCTTAAAGGGGCAAGCTTAGTGGCACTGATAAACCCAGCGGCATTTATGATCATAATTGTTGGTACTGCAGCGTGTTTGCTGAATGGCTTTTCACTAGATCATATTAAAAAGTTTCCTGTGCTGATAAGAAAGTTATTTAAAAAGCCAGAACTTTTTCCAAAACCTGAATTATTGAAAATGTTTGTTGAATTATCGCAAACTGCACGGCGTGAAGGTATTTTAGCCTTGGAAAGCAGGGTGTCTGATATTACAGATCCTTTTTTGCGCAATGGGTTAAGCATGGTTATTGATGGTCTGGATCCTGACTTTGTCAGTGACGTACTTGATGCAGAAATACAAGGAATGGAAGAACGCCATCGGGATGGTGCACTGATTTTTTCGCAGGCAGGTACATATGCACCTACTCTGGGGGTATTGGGAGCGGTTGTTGGTCTTATTGCCGCCCTCGGCAATCTTGATGATATTGAAAAACTAGGCCATTCTATTGCGGCTGCTTTTATTGCAACCTTGCTGGGTATTTTCACCGGGTATGTGTTATGGCATCCATTTGCTAATAAATTAAAAATGATTTCAAAAAAAGAAGTTGAAGTCAAAAAAATGATGATTGAAGGGATTTTATCCTTGCAGGCAGGGGATTCTCCCACCGCCATTGAAGCCAAGTTGGTGGTGTTTATTCCTCAGAACGAACGTGCCCAGTTGAAGCCGGACAAATCGGAGGGATAA
- a CDS encoding [FeFe] hydrogenase H-cluster radical SAM maturase HydE, translating to MVVNLLDIIAKASTVHSLNKQEIVSLLASDHINKQLFEAADRIRAAYVGETVHLRGLVEFSNICRQNCLYCGLRRANTSIRRYRLEPDTIVDFAVKAKSYGYKTLVLQSGEDDFYTTDILQHIIAKIKELDLALTLSIGEKSRAEYAAYKQAGADRYLMRIETTDEELYAALHPGMSFENRKRCLQDLKDLGYEVGTGCLVGLPNQTLESLAEDILFFKDLDADMIGLGPFIPNAATPLKDAPGGTFEASLKVMAIIRLLLPDANIPATTAMETLNKNGRIIALQSGANVAMPNVTEGEYRELYALYPGKICINDTPAHCRGCITGKITSIGRSVSNEFGYRIKKQ from the coding sequence ATGGTGGTAAATTTGTTAGACATCATTGCTAAAGCCAGTACAGTACATAGTTTGAATAAACAAGAGATTGTCAGCTTATTAGCCAGTGATCATATCAATAAACAGTTATTTGAAGCGGCCGATAGGATACGTGCTGCTTATGTTGGTGAAACGGTGCATTTACGCGGCTTAGTTGAATTTTCGAATATTTGCAGACAAAACTGTCTTTATTGTGGTCTTCGCCGGGCGAATACTTCGATTAGACGGTATCGTCTGGAACCAGATACCATTGTGGATTTTGCTGTAAAGGCTAAATCATATGGTTATAAAACCCTTGTTTTACAGTCAGGTGAAGATGATTTCTATACTACTGATATATTGCAGCATATTATTGCGAAAATAAAAGAACTTGACTTAGCATTAACGTTAAGCATTGGTGAAAAATCGCGGGCAGAATATGCCGCCTACAAACAGGCGGGTGCTGATCGTTATTTAATGCGTATTGAAACAACAGATGAGGAGCTTTACGCAGCACTTCATCCGGGAATGAGTTTCGAGAATCGCAAACGCTGTTTACAGGATCTCAAGGATTTAGGGTATGAGGTGGGAACTGGGTGTTTAGTTGGACTGCCAAATCAAACGCTTGAATCGCTGGCTGAGGATATTCTGTTTTTTAAAGATCTTGATGCTGATATGATTGGGCTCGGTCCTTTCATTCCTAACGCCGCAACACCGCTGAAGGATGCTCCAGGCGGAACTTTTGAAGCCAGTCTGAAGGTCATGGCCATTATCAGGCTGCTGCTGCCTGATGCCAATATTCCGGCAACGACGGCAATGGAAACTCTCAATAAGAATGGACGAATTATTGCTCTGCAGAGTGGAGCCAATGTAGCCATGCCAAATGTTACAGAAGGCGAATATCGGGAGTTGTATGCCTTATATCCTGGAAAGATATGTATCAATGATACGCCTGCTCATTGCCGCGGTTGTATTACTGGTAAGATTACCAGTATTGGGCGCAGTGTTTCTAATGAATTTGGTTATAGAATAAAAAAGCAGTAA
- a CDS encoding xylose isomerase yields MNESMRQYMKVGLIHFMAYPTVSKGEGPIEETFYKIAVDDYFEVAEITWMKDPATRKRVKKMIETAHLTVTYGAQPRLLTTGLNINDLNEAGRQQALASLKAGIDEAYEMGATAFAFLSGKYSEESKEEAYQALVQSTKEICAYAKSKGDMKVALEVFDYDVDKKSIIGPVALAKRFAAEITAAYDNFGLMVDLSHLPLLHETPEESLIPIKDYIIHAHMGNCVVKDPSYPAYGDAHPRFGFPNGENDVEELMAYLRVLLSIGFLNKENRPIVSFEVKPFEDEDPDLVIANAKRVLNLAWDKV; encoded by the coding sequence ATGAATGAATCTATGCGCCAATATATGAAAGTTGGTTTAATTCATTTCATGGCATATCCAACTGTTAGTAAAGGTGAAGGTCCTATCGAAGAAACTTTTTATAAAATAGCTGTTGATGACTATTTCGAAGTTGCTGAAATAACCTGGATGAAAGATCCCGCGACCAGAAAAAGGGTAAAGAAGATGATTGAAACCGCTCATTTAACTGTAACCTATGGGGCACAGCCACGTTTGCTGACAACTGGTTTGAATATTAATGATCTTAACGAAGCTGGCAGGCAGCAAGCTTTGGCATCCTTAAAAGCGGGAATTGATGAGGCTTATGAAATGGGGGCCACAGCCTTTGCGTTTCTAAGCGGAAAATATTCCGAAGAGTCTAAGGAAGAAGCTTATCAGGCGTTGGTTCAATCAACCAAGGAAATTTGTGCTTATGCAAAATCAAAAGGCGATATGAAGGTAGCCCTTGAGGTGTTTGACTATGATGTTGATAAAAAGTCAATTATTGGCCCAGTGGCATTAGCCAAACGCTTTGCAGCAGAAATTACCGCAGCTTATGATAACTTTGGTTTAATGGTCGATTTAAGTCACTTGCCATTATTGCATGAGACACCTGAAGAATCCTTGATTCCAATCAAAGATTATATCATCCATGCGCATATGGGAAACTGTGTGGTTAAAGATCCTTCCTATCCGGCTTATGGTGATGCTCACCCTCGCTTTGGGTTTCCTAATGGGGAAAATGATGTTGAAGAATTAATGGCCTATCTACGTGTGCTATTGTCAATTGGGTTCCTCAACAAGGAAAACAGACCAATTGTCAGCTTTGAGGTAAAACCATTTGAAGATGAAGATCCTGATCTTGTGATTGCTAATGCCAAACGGGTATTAAATTTGGCTTGGGATAAAGTGTAA
- a CDS encoding glycerate dehydrogenase, with amino-acid sequence MKTVVLDGFTLNPGDLTWDELKRISEVTVYDRTAYDISGLALIIERVGDAEAVFTNKTPLPAEAINAMPNLKYIGVLATGYNVVDVEAAKKRGIVVTNIPTYGTTAVSQMAIALLLEMCHHVGAHSDAVRQGDWTANADWCFWNYPLIELAGKNLGIIGFGRIGQLTAKIAQALGMNILAYDSYQNKELESSSLRFVELEELLTQSDAISLHCPLFESTKGIINRDTIAKMKPGVMIVNTSRGPLIVEQDLADALNSGKVAGAAVDVVSSEPIKADNPLLTAKNCLITPHIAWAPKEARQRLLDIAINNLKSYIDGNPVNVVNS; translated from the coding sequence ATGAAAACCGTAGTACTTGATGGATTTACTTTGAATCCGGGAGATTTAACTTGGGATGAGCTTAAGCGGATTTCTGAGGTAACGGTATATGACCGAACCGCTTATGATATCAGCGGGCTAGCATTAATTATTGAGCGGGTTGGTGATGCTGAAGCTGTCTTTACCAATAAAACACCATTGCCAGCTGAAGCCATTAACGCTATGCCTAACCTTAAATATATTGGTGTTTTGGCCACCGGATATAATGTCGTAGATGTTGAAGCAGCTAAGAAACGTGGAATCGTTGTTACTAATATTCCTACTTATGGCACAACTGCTGTTTCGCAAATGGCTATTGCATTGTTATTGGAAATGTGTCATCACGTTGGTGCTCATAGTGATGCTGTGAGACAAGGGGATTGGACCGCTAATGCTGATTGGTGCTTTTGGAATTATCCATTGATTGAGCTTGCAGGAAAAAATTTAGGGATTATTGGCTTTGGCCGTATTGGTCAGTTGACGGCTAAGATTGCGCAAGCCTTAGGTATGAATATATTAGCCTATGACAGCTATCAAAATAAAGAGTTGGAAAGCAGTAGCTTAAGGTTTGTTGAGCTTGAAGAATTATTAACGCAATCGGATGCAATTAGTCTGCATTGCCCATTGTTCGAAAGTACGAAAGGCATTATCAATCGTGACACAATTGCAAAAATGAAGCCAGGAGTTATGATTGTGAATACGTCACGTGGCCCGCTCATTGTTGAGCAGGATCTTGCTGATGCATTAAACAGCGGCAAAGTCGCAGGTGCGGCAGTTGATGTTGTGTCTTCAGAACCGATTAAGGCAGATAATCCGTTATTAACTGCAAAAAACTGCTTAATTACGCCGCATATTGCCTGGGCGCCAAAAGAAGCCAGACAGCGTTTGTTAGACATTGCTATTAATAATTTGAAGAGTTATATTGACGGTAACCCAGTTAATGTTGTGAATTCATAG
- a CDS encoding L,D-transpeptidase, protein MRILICMLFLLLTFLSSALANPEIHINIPAYQLQLVDHDKVVREYNVAVGTPYEQTPTGSFQVFYKEQFPTWIPGSNFSDHTPVAPGPDNPLGTRWMEFKTNYGIHGTNKGWDINYPVSGGCIRMQDADVRQLYELVDIGTPVIITYETMFIIEKPDGLYLKLLPDIYNRATNSHARLQQLYQPYAVKYPIFKNPQSFTLPIETATEVKIAMPAK, encoded by the coding sequence ATGCGTATATTAATTTGCATGCTATTCTTGCTATTAACCTTTTTGAGTTCGGCTCTTGCTAATCCGGAAATACATATCAATATTCCGGCTTATCAGCTGCAATTGGTAGATCATGATAAAGTTGTTAGAGAATATAACGTTGCCGTCGGCACTCCTTATGAACAAACGCCGACCGGTTCATTCCAGGTTTTCTATAAAGAGCAATTTCCTACCTGGATACCTGGAAGTAATTTCAGCGATCACACACCGGTTGCCCCAGGTCCTGATAATCCGCTAGGCACACGCTGGATGGAATTTAAAACAAACTATGGTATTCATGGAACTAACAAAGGCTGGGACATTAATTATCCAGTTTCAGGCGGCTGCATTCGGATGCAGGATGCGGATGTACGCCAATTATATGAATTAGTTGATATTGGAACCCCTGTGATCATTACCTATGAAACCATGTTTATTATTGAAAAGCCAGATGGCTTGTATTTGAAACTCTTGCCTGATATCTACAACCGGGCAACCAATTCTCATGCGCGCTTGCAGCAGCTTTATCAGCCCTATGCAGTAAAATATCCTATTTTTAAGAACCCACAAAGTTTTACTCTGCCAATAGAAACAGCGACCGAAGTAAAGATAGCTATGCCTGCCAAATAA
- a CDS encoding GntR family transcriptional regulator: MLKFQVVKQTKTYAEIVEQISKLIEQGELKPGDRLPSERSLSSALNIGRQSLREALSVLEALGLLEVRHGIGTFVRMDAKANLPTISKESDHLVNPFELLEARRVIEPEMVSLAAKKATEQEIADMEQALKALLNNSTPGKHAFALDRDVHLAFARGAQNEILYRVMLDITEQMSEHLWLSMKEKSLEVSGRDQAYQNEHEEIFMAIKKRDSRKAARAMLTHLKNIESAFLQRLS, translated from the coding sequence ATGCTGAAATTTCAAGTAGTAAAACAGACTAAAACATATGCCGAAATTGTTGAACAAATCAGCAAGCTCATTGAGCAAGGCGAGTTAAAACCCGGAGATCGCCTTCCTTCTGAGCGTTCTTTATCCAGTGCTCTGAATATTGGTCGTCAATCTTTACGCGAAGCGCTTAGTGTGCTTGAAGCACTTGGTTTGCTGGAGGTAAGACATGGTATTGGAACCTTTGTTAGAATGGACGCAAAAGCCAATTTGCCGACCATTTCAAAAGAATCAGATCATCTAGTAAATCCGTTTGAACTATTGGAAGCCCGGCGGGTTATTGAGCCTGAGATGGTGAGTCTTGCTGCCAAGAAGGCAACTGAGCAGGAAATTGCTGACATGGAGCAGGCACTTAAGGCATTGCTTAATAACAGCACTCCTGGCAAGCATGCTTTTGCGTTAGATCGGGATGTTCATTTAGCTTTTGCCCGTGGTGCTCAAAATGAGATACTATACCGGGTTATGCTGGATATTACTGAACAGATGAGTGAGCATCTATGGCTAAGTATGAAGGAAAAAAGTTTAGAAGTCTCCGGGCGTGACCAAGCGTATCAAAATGAGCATGAAGAAATATTTATGGCAATTAAGAAACGTGATTCGCGCAAAGCGGCTCGTGCTATGCTGACTCATCTGAAAAATATCGAGAGTGCCTTTTTGCAAAGGTTATCTTGA